Proteins from one Acidobacteriota bacterium genomic window:
- a CDS encoding winged helix-turn-helix domain-containing protein: MNKQIKHFYEFGPFSIDAGNRLLLRDGEPVALQPKTFDTLLLLVEHRGQVLEKNEIMDKVWPDTIVEESNLTQNIYILRKILADPASEHKYIETLPRRGYRFIASVEEVWNEEAGLLVEEHTKSTIVIEEEQDEVRKEIENQSDGAEEAILAAPESGRSVWRQKMLVATCVVIGLVIVAFCLWMLSKSKQPAGLQVQSIAVLPFNSLTADSRDEYLGLGLADALITRLGNVRQITVRPTSAVRKYTSVEQDPVAAGRELKVEAVLDGNIHLVGERIRVTVQLVSVADGRHLWADKFDEQFTNILSVEDSISDRLATALALELTGEERKLLARRYTDNVEAYQLYLKGRYSWDKRTSEGVKKSIEYFEQAIKSDQNYALAYAGLADSYSMPDLSGLPPVDSYLKAKTAATRAIEIDEGLAEAHISLAYLRMRHEWDWRSSETELKRALDLNPGIARTHHLYSIYCELMGRPDEAIREMKRAQELDPLSLVMNQNLGARFYFARQYDHSIAQLRATLDIDPGYGEAHLGLGQAYVQKGMYPEAILEFQKVTQSGDEPWVLGSLGHVYGISGNRGEAQKLLEQLKKQSTRSYFPPEEIAKIYIGLGEKDQAVAWLEKAFEKRSDHLVFVKVDPVWDSLRADPRFSSLMQRIGLAL, from the coding sequence GGTGGCGTTACAACCGAAGACCTTCGATACCCTTTTACTGCTGGTCGAACATCGCGGACAGGTGCTTGAGAAAAATGAAATCATGGACAAGGTCTGGCCTGACACGATAGTCGAAGAGTCCAATCTCACCCAAAACATTTACATCCTGAGGAAGATTCTCGCTGACCCTGCCAGCGAGCATAAATACATAGAAACCCTTCCGAGACGGGGTTACCGGTTTATCGCTAGTGTGGAGGAAGTCTGGAATGAAGAGGCCGGCCTGCTTGTCGAAGAACACACCAAATCCACCATTGTCATTGAAGAGGAACAAGACGAGGTCAGGAAAGAAATAGAGAATCAGAGTGACGGCGCAGAAGAGGCTATCCTTGCCGCCCCCGAATCTGGTCGCTCAGTATGGCGCCAAAAAATGTTGGTAGCTACCTGTGTTGTGATCGGGCTGGTAATCGTGGCTTTCTGCCTGTGGATGTTGAGTAAGTCAAAACAGCCTGCAGGTTTACAGGTTCAATCAATCGCCGTACTTCCATTCAACTCGCTGACTGCGGATAGCCGGGATGAATACCTCGGGCTAGGACTGGCTGATGCCTTGATAACCCGTCTGGGCAATGTCAGGCAAATTACTGTGCGGCCAACCAGTGCCGTGCGCAAATACACCAGTGTCGAACAGGATCCGGTTGCGGCTGGCCGGGAGCTGAAGGTTGAAGCCGTGTTGGACGGAAACATCCATCTCGTCGGCGAACGAATCCGGGTGACGGTGCAGCTTGTGAGTGTGGCAGATGGCCGTCATCTCTGGGCTGACAAATTTGATGAGCAATTTACCAACATTCTCTCGGTGGAAGACTCGATCTCAGACCGACTGGCAACGGCGCTTGCACTGGAACTCACCGGAGAAGAACGCAAGCTGCTGGCACGGCGATACACCGACAATGTTGAGGCATACCAGCTTTATCTGAAGGGCCGGTATTCCTGGGACAAGCGGACCTCGGAAGGAGTGAAGAAAAGCATTGAGTATTTCGAGCAGGCAATTAAAAGTGACCAGAATTATGCCCTGGCCTATGCCGGCCTGGCTGATTCGTATTCAATGCCCGATCTCTCCGGGCTGCCGCCAGTGGATTCCTACCTGAAAGCAAAGACAGCGGCAACCAGGGCCATTGAGATTGACGAAGGGCTGGCTGAAGCTCACATCTCGCTGGCGTACCTGAGAATGCGGCATGAATGGGATTGGAGAAGTAGCGAAACCGAACTCAAACGCGCGCTGGACCTCAATCCCGGCATTGCCAGGACTCACCACTTATACTCGATCTATTGTGAATTAATGGGGCGGCCAGACGAAGCCATTCGAGAAATGAAACGTGCCCAGGAGCTGGATCCACTTTCGCTGGTGATGAACCAAAACCTTGGGGCCCGTTTCTATTTTGCGCGTCAGTACGATCACTCCATCGCGCAATTACGGGCAACGCTTGACATAGACCCTGGCTACGGTGAGGCCCACCTTGGGCTTGGGCAAGCTTATGTGCAAAAGGGAATGTACCCGGAAGCTATCCTGGAGTTTCAAAAGGTAACCCAGTCAGGCGACGAACCGTGGGTTTTAGGGTCGCTCGGTCATGTCTATGGGATATCTGGAAATCGTGGAGAAGCGCAGAAGCTACTTGAGCAGTTGAAAAAGCAATCAACGCGAAGTTATTTTCCGCCAGAAGAAATCGCAAAAATCTATATTGGCCTGGGAGAAAAAGATCAAGCGGTGGCCTGGCTTGAAAAAGCCTTCGAGAAGCGCTCTGACCATCTGGTTTTTGTTAAAGTGGACCCGGTCTGGGACAGTCTCCGCGCCGATCCGCGATTTAGCAGCCTGATGCAACGTATCGGCCTTGCATTGTGA
- a CDS encoding MFS transporter — translation MVQFKFTRHHVPMLLIFFVVFIDTMSWAMVIPILPTYALRFQADELTIGLLLSTYSFTQLLAAPWLGLWSDRVGRKPVLVYSMLGTSLAALLTGLASSAIGIGLMVLFVARALDGITGANIATAQSYVADITEPENRAQGMGMVGAAIGLGYTFGPAISGIIARHFGVATPFFVAAALAFSNMVAMWLLLPEVRIPNKSASSTEHTSSRLSNILEAFHNPQLNSLLVVAFLMTVASILYMAMLPLFTKVQVHYTEERTAYLFAFMGFTTTLVQGGLIRPLVKRFGEAPVLLAGLCILGSSMTLLTFAHMNFGLYVFTGSLAIGTALVTPTALALISRRTSASEQGKVIGVSSSISSFGRILGPAWGGFSFKHFGPHAPFYSGSVACLAAVLILGLFGLRSAEAMKSEEGETVKAGG, via the coding sequence ATGGTTCAGTTTAAATTTACCCGCCACCACGTCCCGATGCTGCTGATTTTTTTTGTTGTGTTCATTGACACCATGAGTTGGGCAATGGTGATTCCAATTCTCCCCACATATGCCCTCCGCTTTCAAGCCGACGAATTGACGATTGGTCTGCTGCTTTCGACCTATTCCTTTACTCAATTGCTGGCGGCGCCGTGGTTGGGACTCTGGTCAGATCGTGTTGGCCGCAAACCAGTACTGGTCTACAGCATGCTTGGCACCAGTCTGGCCGCACTGCTCACCGGACTGGCCTCATCGGCAATCGGAATTGGGCTGATGGTCCTGTTTGTGGCACGTGCGTTGGATGGAATTACCGGCGCCAACATTGCCACCGCTCAAAGTTATGTCGCCGATATTACTGAACCTGAGAACCGGGCTCAAGGAATGGGCATGGTCGGAGCGGCAATTGGACTGGGATACACCTTTGGGCCTGCCATTTCCGGCATCATTGCCCGCCATTTCGGAGTGGCAACACCATTCTTTGTGGCTGCCGCCCTGGCTTTTTCCAATATGGTCGCCATGTGGCTCTTGCTCCCTGAAGTCCGCATCCCTAATAAATCAGCATCTTCGACGGAACATACTTCATCACGGCTCTCGAACATCCTTGAAGCCTTCCACAACCCACAGTTAAATAGCTTGCTGGTTGTCGCTTTCCTGATGACCGTGGCTTCGATTTTGTATATGGCGATGCTGCCACTGTTTACCAAAGTCCAGGTCCATTATACCGAGGAAAGAACCGCTTATCTCTTTGCCTTTATGGGATTTACCACCACTCTGGTCCAGGGAGGACTCATTCGGCCACTGGTCAAACGCTTTGGTGAAGCACCAGTTTTACTGGCGGGTTTGTGTATCCTTGGGAGCAGCATGACCTTATTGACCTTCGCCCATATGAATTTCGGGCTCTATGTCTTCACCGGAAGTTTGGCAATTGGCACGGCACTGGTGACGCCAACCGCGTTGGCATTGATTTCCCGCCGTACTTCGGCCAGCGAACAGGGCAAAGTCATCGGTGTGTCGTCTTCGATTTCAAGCTTTGGTCGGATTCTTGGCCCGGCCTGGGGTGGATTTTCCTTCAAGCACTTTGGTCCGCACGCGCCGTTTTACAGCGGCTCGGTTGCCTGTCTCGCCGCAGTACTGATTTTGGGTTTGTTTGGCCTGCGCAGTGCCGAAGCAATGAAATCTGAAGAAGGTGAAACCGTGAAAGCAGGAGGCTGA
- a CDS encoding HIT domain-containing protein, whose translation MTSQCVFCDIVNGSQPASIVFEDEFTLAFMDIRQFHAGHVLVIPRQHFNDVRELDRETGAALMHTVSRLTRAVGLAFPNDGLSLWHSIGPAAFQEVPHLHIHIHPRLPDDNFLRVYPGNPPGSDQATRDQYAELVRARLDL comes from the coding sequence ATGACAAGCCAATGTGTCTTTTGTGATATCGTCAATGGCAGTCAACCTGCCAGCATTGTCTTTGAAGATGAATTCACGCTGGCATTTATGGACATTCGTCAGTTTCATGCGGGTCATGTCCTGGTCATACCACGGCAGCATTTCAATGATGTTCGGGAATTGGATCGTGAAACAGGTGCGGCCTTGATGCACACTGTGTCACGCCTCACCCGAGCGGTTGGACTGGCTTTCCCAAATGACGGCTTGAGTCTCTGGCACTCCATCGGCCCCGCGGCGTTCCAGGAAGTGCCGCATTTGCACATCCACATTCACCCACGGCTCCCGGACGATAACTTCCTGCGTGTCTATCCCGGCAATCCTCCAGGTTCAGATCAAGCAACCCGTGACCAGTATGCTGAACTGGTCCGCGCACGGCTGGATTTGTGA
- a CDS encoding VWA domain-containing protein, with product MKTRPLQVLLSILLIIFSVQAVAQTPQSPPQGNEEEPTLRIGTDLLQIDAVVTDKQGRPVDHLKLEDFELLEDGKPQAIAFFSVMKSGAPLNPTGVKSDPGQPRSTDIPAVGENPGRTLVLMVDDLHIASAHMPGVKKQLLKFIDESVADGDRVAIVATSGGPGFLQQLTADRRVMKLAVNRISSLTRTSTQPGDPTQMTEYQAQKILEGDLPAKDLAITTYLRNTGDPLPRAAVETIVESTARQIVTSITILTSATLTTMRNAITSVKSIPGRKAMLLVSDGFQLELREASHGAEMNRVIDAATRSGVVIYSQSSAGLVALSPFGGDISNSGVLDPTGVAHSLATQSLNASTSALRTLAAETGGTATLNTNDLQLGFQKLVEDSRLYYILSYYPENTARDGKLRTIEVRLKKPNDLIVKARKGYLAPSDTKPEDAANKKEPARKEKGKEGKSSNPKAPADPVAEAIQKALYSIVPLEGLRLKVTGAFLAGEREKENATVSLAIHLPLVAFEKTGTHRRNTLTAVLTVLAQDGTIIEATDNKLQLNFEERNFEKASKGWFVFGKKLKLKPGFYNLRFAVRDPMSDRIGSVSEWVEIPDLSQKQLAMSSIVMLREDPSRTPPKTSVAGDAPLVGSDSRLQALRIFSESSTLGFLSYVYNATPGHDLMLQIQVLRHNSPIFTAPLRPVKGAPDNFDRIACGAKVPLAGFPPGRYVLSITVTNGTNAKQSAQQQQDFTIE from the coding sequence ATGAAAACCAGGCCGTTGCAGGTGCTCTTGAGTATCCTGTTGATCATCTTTTCTGTCCAGGCGGTGGCTCAAACGCCACAATCCCCGCCACAAGGGAATGAAGAAGAGCCCACACTCCGAATTGGAACAGATTTGCTTCAGATTGATGCAGTGGTCACCGATAAGCAGGGACGCCCGGTTGATCATCTGAAGCTGGAAGACTTCGAACTGCTTGAAGACGGAAAACCTCAAGCAATCGCCTTTTTTTCCGTGATGAAAAGCGGTGCTCCATTGAACCCAACGGGCGTGAAGTCAGATCCGGGCCAGCCTCGCTCAACTGATATTCCGGCTGTCGGAGAAAATCCAGGCCGGACCCTGGTGCTCATGGTTGATGATCTGCACATTGCTTCGGCACATATGCCGGGCGTCAAAAAGCAGCTCCTCAAATTCATTGATGAAAGTGTCGCGGACGGAGATCGTGTCGCGATTGTTGCGACCAGCGGCGGACCTGGGTTTTTGCAACAGCTCACCGCTGACCGCCGCGTGATGAAGCTCGCCGTCAACCGAATCAGTTCCTTGACCAGGACGTCAACACAGCCGGGCGACCCCACCCAGATGACCGAATATCAGGCCCAAAAGATCCTTGAAGGAGACCTGCCGGCAAAAGATTTGGCCATAACGACCTATCTTCGCAATACTGGCGATCCGCTTCCTCGGGCAGCCGTCGAAACAATCGTCGAATCAACCGCACGTCAGATTGTAACGAGCATCACGATACTGACCAGCGCGACCCTGACCACCATGAGAAACGCGATTACCTCGGTCAAAAGTATACCGGGGCGTAAAGCCATGCTGCTGGTTTCAGACGGTTTTCAGCTTGAGTTGCGCGAGGCCAGTCACGGCGCCGAGATGAATCGCGTGATTGACGCCGCGACCCGAAGTGGAGTCGTGATCTATTCGCAGAGCAGTGCTGGCCTGGTCGCGCTCAGCCCGTTTGGTGGCGACATCAGCAACAGCGGCGTTTTAGACCCAACCGGCGTGGCGCACAGTCTGGCAACCCAATCGCTCAACGCCAGCACGTCGGCGCTCCGCACGCTCGCGGCGGAGACGGGAGGCACCGCAACGCTCAATACCAATGATCTTCAATTGGGATTTCAGAAACTCGTCGAAGACAGCCGACTGTACTACATTCTGTCTTACTATCCTGAAAATACCGCTCGCGACGGGAAACTTCGCACCATCGAAGTTCGCCTGAAAAAGCCAAACGACCTGATTGTGAAAGCCCGCAAAGGGTACCTGGCGCCCTCCGATACAAAACCTGAAGACGCTGCGAACAAGAAAGAACCCGCCAGGAAAGAAAAAGGGAAAGAAGGGAAGTCATCCAACCCGAAAGCTCCCGCCGATCCGGTTGCTGAAGCGATTCAAAAAGCGCTTTATTCCATTGTTCCGCTTGAAGGACTGCGCCTGAAAGTGACTGGAGCGTTTCTGGCTGGAGAGCGCGAAAAAGAAAACGCGACGGTTTCCCTGGCGATTCATCTTCCACTGGTTGCTTTCGAGAAAACCGGAACCCACCGGCGCAATACACTGACGGCGGTGCTGACTGTGCTGGCTCAGGACGGAACGATCATTGAAGCGACCGACAACAAGTTGCAACTCAACTTCGAAGAGCGGAACTTTGAAAAAGCTTCGAAAGGCTGGTTTGTCTTTGGTAAAAAGCTGAAGCTCAAACCCGGTTTTTACAACCTCCGGTTTGCCGTTCGCGATCCGATGAGCGACCGTATCGGGAGTGTTTCCGAGTGGGTTGAAATTCCCGATCTGTCCCAGAAACAACTGGCGATGAGCAGCATCGTGATGTTGCGCGAAGATCCTTCCAGGACTCCGCCCAAAACCAGTGTTGCCGGTGACGCCCCTCTGGTTGGAAGTGATAGCCGGTTGCAGGCGCTCCGCATTTTTTCGGAGAGTTCGACTCTGGGATTTCTGAGCTATGTTTACAATGCGACTCCAGGTCACGATTTAATGCTTCAGATTCAAGTCTTGCGCCATAATTCGCCGATCTTCACGGCGCCATTGCGACCTGTCAAAGGAGCACCGGACAACTTTGACCGAATTGCCTGCGGAGCGAAAGTGCCGCTGGCTGGGTTCCCGCCCGGACGCTACGTCTTGAGCATCACTGTCACCAACGGCACAAACGCAAAACAATCGGCTCAGCAGCAACAGGATTTCACGATTGAGTAA
- a CDS encoding Uma2 family endonuclease codes for MFLPVALDVHSVQLSDEQFHQLCRDNRDLRFELTAKGELIIMPPTGALTGWRNAKLTYRLTAWADADGTGLTFDSSTGFTLPNGAKRSPDAAWIKRERWEALTEKEQEGFAPLCPDFVVELRSPEDSLSILQEKMVEYQENGAQLGLLIDPKAKRVYVYRPEQTVEVLENPEAVSCDPLLPAFTLSLKDIW; via the coding sequence ATGTTCTTACCTGTGGCTCTGGATGTGCATTCGGTACAGTTGAGTGACGAACAATTTCATCAGCTTTGTCGAGATAACAGAGATCTGAGATTCGAACTCACCGCCAAAGGAGAACTCATCATCATGCCTCCAACTGGCGCCTTAACCGGATGGCGCAATGCAAAGCTTACTTACCGCCTGACGGCCTGGGCTGACGCTGATGGAACCGGACTCACGTTCGATTCTTCAACTGGATTTACTTTGCCAAACGGGGCCAAGCGTTCACCTGATGCCGCCTGGATCAAACGCGAACGGTGGGAGGCACTGACCGAAAAAGAACAGGAAGGGTTTGCTCCTCTGTGTCCTGATTTTGTCGTGGAGCTGCGTTCGCCCGAAGATTCACTTTCAATCCTTCAAGAGAAAATGGTCGAATACCAGGAGAATGGCGCTCAGTTGGGACTCCTGATTGATCCCAAAGCAAAACGAGTGTATGTCTATCGGCCAGAACAGACGGTTGAAGTTCTTGAGAATCCAGAAGCCGTTTCGTGTGACCCGCTTTTGCCAGCATTTACTTTAAGTTTGAAAGACATCTGGTAA
- a CDS encoding carbon-nitrogen hydrolase family protein, with the protein MIIALASPAVATTLDDGLEKVKRYLSEASTQGAKIVCFPEAYLPGLRGQDFDVFPFDQAEQERVLQTVSQWSKTYAIATILGMERLTATGRQIVACVFDTDGQIQGFQTKNQIAPTEDEFYVPGTTRQLFEVNGTKFGIAICHEGWRYPETVRWAAVRGAKIVFHPQHTGSTREGVRLTEWGSAEAPYYEKAMVMRSIENTIYFASVNYGLPFQESATCVITPSGECQAFLPYGQEGVLVQAINLDEATGLIARRYAPERYKEGKLE; encoded by the coding sequence ATGATCATCGCTCTGGCATCGCCCGCTGTCGCTACGACCCTTGATGATGGGTTGGAAAAAGTAAAACGGTATCTGTCTGAAGCTTCCACCCAGGGAGCCAAAATTGTCTGTTTCCCAGAAGCCTATCTCCCAGGTTTGCGCGGGCAGGATTTCGACGTCTTCCCTTTTGATCAGGCCGAACAGGAACGTGTCCTCCAGACGGTATCGCAATGGTCAAAAACCTATGCCATTGCCACAATTCTTGGAATGGAACGGCTTACGGCGACTGGCCGCCAAATTGTGGCCTGCGTGTTTGACACCGACGGGCAAATCCAGGGCTTTCAAACCAAGAATCAGATTGCTCCGACTGAAGATGAGTTCTATGTGCCGGGCACGACTCGTCAACTTTTCGAAGTCAACGGAACAAAGTTTGGCATTGCGATTTGTCATGAAGGCTGGCGCTATCCCGAAACTGTTCGCTGGGCGGCGGTCCGGGGTGCCAAAATCGTCTTTCACCCGCAGCATACTGGAAGCACTCGCGAAGGCGTTCGACTGACGGAATGGGGTTCGGCTGAGGCGCCGTACTACGAAAAGGCGATGGTGATGCGCAGCATCGAGAACACGATCTATTTTGCGAGTGTCAACTACGGGCTGCCGTTCCAGGAATCAGCGACCTGCGTCATTACTCCATCGGGCGAGTGCCAGGCATTTTTGCCTTATGGTCAGGAAGGCGTACTGGTCCAGGCCATCAACCTTGACGAAGCGACCGGACTGATTGCCCGGCGGTACGCTCCTGAGCGATACAAGGAAGGGAAACTGGAGTGA
- a CDS encoding DUF29 domain-containing protein, giving the protein MNWQDLSAMSPYQTALEIEAELAKGNITEASAGLKELIEALGRSEKRALKSQLIRLMAHIIKWKTQPEKRSRSWVATIGNAREEIADIQEETPSLTNDVVREMWGKCFQAAKRDAEAEMNQETLLSELSWGDVFEAEYKK; this is encoded by the coding sequence ATGAACTGGCAAGATCTATCGGCTATGTCGCCCTATCAAACCGCGTTGGAAATTGAAGCCGAGTTAGCCAAAGGAAACATCACCGAAGCCTCCGCTGGCTTAAAGGAGTTAATCGAAGCCTTGGGACGATCAGAAAAACGCGCCTTAAAAAGTCAGCTCATTCGGTTAATGGCCCACATCATCAAATGGAAGACCCAGCCGGAAAAACGATCACGCAGTTGGGTGGCAACCATTGGCAATGCCCGCGAAGAAATCGCCGATATTCAAGAAGAAACCCCCAGTCTGACCAACGACGTCGTCCGGGAGATGTGGGGAAAATGCTTCCAAGCAGCAAAACGGGATGCCGAAGCGGAAATGAACCAGGAAACGTTGCTTTCTGAACTTTCGTGGGGAGATGTGTTTGAGGCAGAGTATAAAAAATGA
- a CDS encoding GNAT family N-acetyltransferase translates to MDISPIILEGWYVRLEPLSPAHEELLIAAAGDGELWNSTVTIVPDQTNMAGYIAEALQAQAQGVHLPFVIIRKPSGQVVGSTRFYNIDQNNRGVEIGYTWLAASAQRTSVNTEAKLLLLTHAFEVWRCIRVAFITDVLNHQSRAAIVRLGAREEGILRNHLVMPNGRFRDSVSLSIIESEWPEVKARLEAKLNPTGDAAK, encoded by the coding sequence ATGGACATCTCGCCAATAATTCTTGAAGGCTGGTACGTCCGACTGGAACCCCTTTCACCAGCCCATGAGGAATTACTCATCGCGGCTGCCGGCGATGGCGAACTGTGGAACTCAACTGTGACCATCGTGCCTGATCAAACCAACATGGCGGGCTACATTGCGGAAGCGCTCCAGGCCCAGGCCCAGGGGGTTCACCTTCCATTTGTCATTATCCGAAAACCATCGGGTCAGGTTGTTGGAAGCACCCGGTTTTATAACATTGATCAGAATAACCGGGGCGTGGAAATCGGATACACCTGGCTGGCGGCGAGTGCCCAGCGCACCAGTGTGAACACCGAAGCCAAGTTGCTGCTGCTGACCCACGCCTTTGAGGTTTGGAGGTGTATTCGGGTCGCATTCATTACCGATGTGCTCAATCACCAGTCGCGGGCAGCCATTGTGCGACTTGGCGCCAGGGAAGAAGGCATCCTCCGCAATCACCTGGTGATGCCCAACGGTCGGTTTCGGGATTCAGTCTCGTTGAGCATCATCGAATCTGAATGGCCGGAGGTCAAAGCCCGGCTTGAAGCGAAATTAAACCCAACTGGGGATGCAGCAAAGTAG
- a CDS encoding MFS transporter, giving the protein MASLSYLQLLKQNPNYRRLWLGQVISQMGDWLYSAAMYSLVESLTGSGRAVAWVIVLQFLPYFVLSPISGVIADRFPRRAIMIFADLMRAVTVLGLLLVRRPEHVWMVYVVVGMTDVMSALFEPARQALLPSLCKREELFTANALSSLTWSMTLAIGAGVGGFITLAVGREATFVLDSLSFLCSAYFIWQIKSYVRTEHLSVEQFKARQEAFGIRSSLNELGAGLAYVWQRPVVLSYLLVKTSASLGGGFLVLFTIFGQRLFPIGKTGTAIALLYAARGLGTALGPVIARRVGGETPVMLRRGIGWAFLIYGSFYVLFGQAPSLPVAMCLLVGAHIGGSIQWVNSTVLLQLSVPDEFRGRVFALEWGLLTLAGAISNYTVGWLVDNSQFSPRMIASGIGVYLMLPGLAWVIVQWFMKNHYTAAAQERSLSPS; this is encoded by the coding sequence ATGGCTTCACTCTCTTACCTTCAACTGCTGAAACAAAATCCGAATTACCGCCGGCTCTGGTTGGGACAGGTGATCAGTCAAATGGGTGACTGGTTGTATTCAGCCGCGATGTATTCGCTGGTGGAATCATTGACTGGTTCTGGTCGCGCTGTTGCCTGGGTGATTGTGCTGCAATTCTTGCCCTACTTTGTCTTGAGTCCCATTTCGGGTGTGATTGCCGACCGGTTTCCACGCCGGGCAATCATGATCTTTGCGGACCTGATGCGGGCAGTGACGGTTTTAGGATTATTGCTGGTGCGGCGACCGGAACACGTCTGGATGGTGTATGTCGTCGTTGGCATGACCGATGTGATGAGCGCCCTGTTTGAACCAGCCCGCCAGGCACTCTTGCCGTCGCTCTGCAAACGTGAAGAGTTGTTCACGGCAAACGCGCTTTCTTCTCTTACCTGGTCAATGACACTGGCCATCGGCGCCGGAGTTGGCGGTTTCATCACGCTGGCCGTGGGGCGTGAAGCAACCTTCGTTTTGGATTCGCTTTCGTTTTTGTGCTCAGCCTACTTCATCTGGCAAATCAAAAGTTATGTTCGGACCGAACACCTCTCCGTCGAACAATTCAAGGCCAGACAGGAAGCCTTTGGTATCCGGTCGAGCCTGAATGAATTAGGCGCCGGGTTGGCCTATGTCTGGCAGCGACCCGTCGTGCTCTCGTACCTGCTGGTGAAAACTTCGGCCAGCCTTGGCGGAGGCTTTCTGGTGTTGTTTACCATCTTTGGACAACGGCTGTTTCCGATTGGGAAAACTGGAACCGCCATTGCCTTGCTGTATGCCGCTCGGGGATTGGGCACGGCTCTGGGACCAGTGATTGCCCGCCGGGTCGGCGGCGAAACACCAGTGATGCTTCGTCGAGGAATTGGCTGGGCCTTTCTCATTTATGGTTCTTTTTATGTTCTTTTCGGCCAGGCACCAAGTTTACCGGTGGCCATGTGCCTGCTGGTCGGAGCCCATATCGGCGGAAGTATTCAATGGGTGAACAGTACGGTATTGCTCCAGTTAAGCGTCCCCGATGAGTTTCGCGGTCGAGTGTTTGCCCTTGAATGGGGACTGCTGACGCTGGCCGGCGCCATTTCAAATTACACGGTTGGATGGCTGGTGGATAATAGCCAGTTTTCACCCCGCATGATTGCCAGCGGGATTGGGGTCTATCTGATGCTTCCAGGTCTGGCCTGGGTGATCGTTCAATGGTTTATGAAAAACCACTATACGGCGGCAGCTCAGGAACGAAGCCTGTCTCCGTCTTAA
- a CDS encoding dual specificity protein phosphatase family protein produces MNSKVFWITHVGGGRLAIMPRPRGGMFLEAEIARFAAENIHIVVSCLTQPEVLAQGLMAEPDLCREQGITFISHPIVDHFIPDSMPDTARVIQQLHGFLLEGKNVAIHCYAGIGRSALLAGCVLILDGMNVNDAFEVISKARDWPVPEMKKQYDWAIKFAEGYQGPES; encoded by the coding sequence ATGAATTCAAAAGTTTTCTGGATCACACACGTCGGCGGTGGACGGCTGGCAATTATGCCACGTCCCAGAGGCGGCATGTTTCTCGAAGCTGAAATTGCCCGGTTCGCGGCTGAAAACATTCATATTGTAGTTTCGTGTTTGACACAACCTGAAGTGCTGGCGCAAGGCTTGATGGCAGAGCCCGACCTGTGCCGTGAACAAGGCATCACCTTCATCTCGCACCCTATTGTTGATCATTTTATTCCGGATTCCATGCCAGACACGGCCCGAGTGATTCAGCAGCTTCACGGGTTTCTGTTAGAAGGAAAAAATGTCGCCATTCACTGTTATGCGGGGATTGGTCGGTCGGCATTGCTCGCCGGATGTGTCCTGATTTTGGATGGGATGAACGTCAACGATGCCTTTGAGGTGATAAGCAAGGCCAGGGATTGGCCAGTGCCGGAGATGAAAAAACAATATGACTGGGCAATCAAATTTGCTGAAGGGTATCAAGGACCTGAGTCCTGA
- a CDS encoding CoA-binding protein, with translation MSKLPSSVATFLSHHAIAVAGVSRDSTQPANAIFRRLKECGHLVFAVNPKAEQVEDGPCYPNLRSLPQPVGAVVIATHPNVSAQVVRECAELGIRHVWFHRSFGEGSVSEEAIRECQANGIECIVGGCPMMYCGHVDFGHRCMKWILKFQHRVPG, from the coding sequence ATGTCCAAACTTCCTTCATCAGTTGCTACCTTTCTCAGCCACCATGCAATTGCTGTCGCTGGTGTGTCCAGAGATTCCACCCAACCCGCAAATGCTATTTTCAGAAGGCTCAAGGAGTGTGGCCATCTTGTGTTTGCCGTCAACCCAAAGGCTGAACAGGTGGAAGATGGGCCGTGCTATCCCAACCTCCGCTCACTTCCTCAACCAGTTGGGGCTGTCGTCATCGCAACCCACCCGAACGTCTCAGCCCAGGTAGTGCGTGAATGCGCCGAGCTAGGAATCCGGCATGTCTGGTTTCATCGGTCGTTCGGAGAGGGAAGTGTGTCGGAAGAAGCCATTCGCGAATGCCAGGCAAATGGGATCGAGTGTATCGTCGGAGGCTGCCCGATGATGTACTGTGGTCACGTAGATTTTGGCCATCGGTGTATGAAGTGGATCCTCAAGTTTCAACATCGTGTTCCGGGATGA